GCCGCGCCGTCACCGTCAAGCCGCCGCCTGGCTGGGCGAGCACGCCGGCCGGCTCAAACTCAACGGCCGCATCGTCAGCCGGTCCCCGATGACCATGGTGCTGGAGGCTGAACTGATGCGCTCCGCAATCCTGGGAAAGCTTGGCGGCTGGCAGGTCCTGGCGGAGCTGGCGCCGGACCTCGGAGTCGACCCTGTTACGTTGGCCGCGCTGGCCGACGACGCCCGCAACCAGATCGAGGCTCTCACCCGCGTGCACGAGCACGCCCGCAGCAACGCCTTCCACCTGCACGGGGACCTGGGCTAGCCGGCGGCGCCGGCCGCCAGCCCGTAGCGGTGCTCCGGGCGCCCGGTGCTGCCGTACCGCAACTGGATGTCGACGGCGCCGTCGTCGGCGAGCGCTGACAGATACCGCTGTGCGGTGGCCCGGGAAACGCCTACCCGGGTGGCGACCTCGGCCGCGGAGTACTGCTCACCCGGTGCCAACGATTCCAGCACCGCTGCCTCGGTGGCGGACCTGGGCTTAGCGGAGGCCATCACATCGCCCGGGATGAGCGCCCGCTTGGCCCGTTCCACAGTGTCCTGGGTGACGTTCCCGGGCTGGGCCAGGATCCGCCGGTAGCGCGCGTACGAGCGCAGCTGCTGCGACAACGACTCGGCAGTAAATGGCTTGAGCAGATACGCCAGCGCCCCGCGCCGGAACGCGAGCCGGAGCGAGACCGCGTCCGCGGCGGCGCTGAGGATCATGGTGTCCACGTCCAGCTGGTGGAGCAGGTCCAGGCCGGAAGCGTCCGGCAGGTACACGTCCAGCAGCACCAGATCCGGGCGCAGGCTGTGGATGGCCTGCAGCGCCTGCGACGCGGAACCCGCCGGGGCCAGGGCCAGGAATCCCGCCACCGAGTCCACGTAGGCCGCGTGCAGCTTGGCGACGTGGAAATCGTCGTCCACAATCAACACCCTGATGTCCTCAGGCATCGTTGTCCCTTTCGTTAGGCTTCGTCTCAGTGGGCACAATGGTCCCCGGCAGGGTCGCCATAAAAACCGCGCCGGGGCCGCCGGCGGAGCCCGGGTCAAGTACGCGCACGTCGCCGCCGCGCCGTCGAGCCAGCTGGCGGGCCAGCGCGAGGCCCAGGCCCTGGCCGGCGCCCGCCCGCGCCGGACGGCCGGCGGTGGTGAATCCGTCCTCGAACACGTCATCAGCACCGCCGGCCGCAGCGGCAGGCAGCCCGTCGCCGGAATCCCCGACGACAATCAACAGCGTGCCGCCGTTGCCTCCGGTGCCGGGCTCGTCGAGCACTTCCACCTCGACCCAGCGGTCCGGTGACGGGCCCGCGACGGCGGCGTTCACGGCGTTGTCGATCAGGTTGCCGAGCACGGTGGTGACGTCCTGCGGCTCGGTGACCTGTCCCCGGACCAGGGTTTCCGGTCCGAGCCGCAGGCTCACGCCCCGCTCGTCCGCTTCCACCCCTTTGGCGCCGAGGAAGGCCTGCAGATAGGGGTCCTGGAGCAGTTCGGCCTGGTCCACGGGAAATTTCAGCGGACCGGTGGCAGCCAGCCGGGCCAGGTAATCACGGGCCTGCTGGTGCTCGCCGATGCTTATGAACCCGGCGATGGTGTGCAGCTGGTTGGCGAACTCGTGCCGCTGGGCCCGGAGCGCGGTGGACATGGTTCCCACGGCGTCGAGCTGGCGGGTCAACTGCTGAAGTTCGGTCCGGTCCCGCAGCATCAGCACCCAGCCCAGGTCCTCCCGGCCGTGCAGGGCCTTGCGGGCGCTGGCCACCAGCACCCGCCCGCCGACAACAAGTTCCACGGCGTCCCCTTCAGCGGCGTCGGACTTGGTCAGCGCCAGCAGCCGGGCCGGCACCGGAGCATCGGACCACGGCGTGCCGGTGAGATCAGGCTGGCCCAGCAGTCGCCGGGCGGCGGAGTTGAACACGCTGATCCGGCCGTCCGCGGCGACGCCGATCACGCCGTCGTCGACCCCTTGCAGCACCGCCACCTGGTCGTGGACCAGGGTGCTGATTTCCTCCGGTTCCAGGCCCAGCGTCAGCCGCTGGAGCCGGCGCCGGAGCAGGAACGAGGCGAGGACGCCGACCAGCAGGGCGCCGGCCGCGGTCAGGGCGATCGGAACGATGTCCCGGCCCAGGCTCTGGCTGACGCTTTCGGTAGAGTAGCCCACACTGACTTCGCCCACCACGGTGTCCGATTCCGGGGCGAACACCGGGACCTTGGCCCCGGCCGAGGGGCCCAGGGTTCCGGTGTTCCGGGTGGTGACTTCCTTGCCGGCGAGCGCCTCGGACGGGTCAGTGCTCACGCGCTCGCCCAGCCGCTCGGCCTCGGGGTGCGCCAGCCGCAGTCCGGTCTCGTCGGTGATGACCACAAAAAGTGCTCCGGTGCGGGTGCGGGCGCCCTCGGCTGCTGCCATCAGCGGCCCGGCCAGCAGTTCGGCCGGCGGGGGAGTGCCTGGCTGGGCGCTGATCTGCTGCACCGCGGCCCGCACCTGCGGATCGGAAGCGACGGTCCTGGCCAGTGTAAGGGCCTGGTTTTCGGCCTCGCGGCCCAGCCGGTCATAGGTGAGCCAGCCGTGCACGGCGCTCGTCAGGAGCACCACCAGGGCCACCACCGCCAGCTGGAGCAGCAGGGTCTGGGTAGCGAACCGCAGCGGCGTGCGGCCGGTTAAGCGTGGCACGTTGACCCTCCTTCGGGTGTGAGCACAATGCGCACAATGCGTCCAACAAGCAGTATGCCAATCAAATGCGGCAAAGACCCGGCCGTGACGCCCGCCACCCTAGCGTCTGTAGTGCGCATCACACCGGAGTGGTGCACTTCACTGCAGAAGGAGCCGGCTGTGCTGGTATTACTAGGTTTCGCCATGATCACGGTTTTTATGGTGCTGATCATGACGAAAAGACTGACGCCCGTTCTGGCGCTTATTATTGTTCCCACCGTTTTCGGGCTTTTCGCCGGCGCCGGACTTGGCATCGGCGACATGGTGCTTGATTCCATGAAGTCGATGACCTCCACCGCGGCCCTGCTGATGTTCGCGATCATCTACTTTGGCCTGATGATCGACGTCGGGCTCTTCGACCCGCTGGTCCGGTTCATCCTGCGCCGGCTGGGCAACGACCCCGCCAAGGTGGTCCTCGGCACCGCCGTCCTCGCCGCGGCGGTCTCGCTCGACGGTGACGGATCCACCACCTTCATCCTGACCACCGCTGCGATGCTGCCGGTGTACCTGCGCCTGAAGATGAGTCCCGTGATCCTGACCTGCGTGGCTGGCCTGGCCAACGGCACCATGAACATCCTGCCGTGGGGCGGCCCCACCGCCCGCGCCGCCTCCGCACTGAAGATCAGCGTCTCGGAGGTGTTCGTCCCGATGATCCCCTCGCTGATCGCGGGCCTCGTCGTTGTGTTCGTCTTCGCCTGGCTGCTGGGCCTGCAGGAGCGCAACCGGCTGCGCACCGTCGCCCCCGAGATCTGGGGTTCTGCGGATACCCCCGGCGACAGCTACACCGGTACCGGTACCGGCACCGGCTTCGGCCGGCTCGGCTTCGGCCGCAAGCCGTCCGGTCCCGGCGGAAGCCCCGCCGCGGCACGGTCGGCAGTGGCGGTCCTGGAACACACCGGGGACCTCGCCGATGAACGCGATTCGGCCATGGCGGATACCGCGCTGGATCCCAACCGGTCCACGCTTCGGCCGAAGCTGCAGTGGTTCAACTTGGGCTTGACGGTTGCCATTATGGTGCTGCTGGTCGCCGACCTCGTGCCGCTGCCCTTTGTCTTTATGGTCGGCTCCGCCATCGCGCTGCTGGTGAACTTTCCCCGGCTCAAGGACCAGGGCGCGCAGCTGATCGCGCACGCACCTTCGATCGTCGCCGTCGTCAGCATGGTGATGGCCGCAGCGGTCCTGACCGGAGTGCTGAACGGGACCGGAATGGTCAAGGCCATGTCCCAGTGGCTCGTGGCCATCATTCCCGCCGACATGGGCCCGTTTATGGCCGTCATCACCGGCGTGCTCAGCATCCCCATGACGTTTTTTATGAGCAACGATGCCTTCTACTTCGGCGTCCTGCCGGTGCTCAGTGAAACGGCCGGCCACTACGGCATCAGCGCCGCGGACATGGCCCGCGCCTCCATCACCGGCCAGCCCTTCCACCTGCAGAGCCCGCTGGTACCGGCGATCCTGCTGCTGGTCTCCCTCGCCAAGGTGGACCTGGGCGACCACCACAAGAAGGTCCTCTGGCGCACGGCAGTTATCTCCCTGGTCATGCTGGCCACCGGAGTACTCACCGGAGCCATCGGCATCGGCTGACAAAACAAAACTGTGAGACTGTCGAGTTCGGAAATTTTCCGGACTCGGCAGTCTCGTTCGGTGAGCGCAGCACATCGGCGACGGGACGGACATCCGGAAGCGTGCGTCTAAGCGAGGAACGAGCGAGCACGCGGAGGATCGTCCGGCCCGCCGCCGACGGCGGAAGGGCTTAGGGCCACGTAGACTGGGACGGAAAATAATCCGAACTTGCAGGGGAGATCCATGGCTGCGATCAACCGCGACGACGTCGCGCATCTCGCGCGTCTCGCGCACATCGAGATGAGTGCTGAAGAGCTGGACACGATGGCAGGCGAACTCGCCGTCATCGTCGATTCAGTGAAGTCCGTAAGTGAAGCCGCCGGTGATGACGTCCCGGCCACGTCCCACCCGATCCCGCTGACGAATGTGTTCCGCGAGGACGTAGTAGGCCACACTTTCACGGCCGAACAGGCACTCTCCGGCGCTCCCGATGCGTACGAAGGCCGCTTCAAGGTCCCCGCAATCCTGGATGAGGGCTAAGAACATGACTGAGAACAACGAACTGATCCGTTCCTCCGCCGCGGCGCTCGCCGGCAAGCTCGCCGCCCGTGAGGTCTCCGCCGTCGAGGTCACCCAGGCGCACCTGGA
This genomic window from Arthrobacter sp. EM1 contains:
- a CDS encoding response regulator — translated: MPEDIRVLIVDDDFHVAKLHAAYVDSVAGFLALAPAGSASQALQAIHSLRPDLVLLDVYLPDASGLDLLHQLDVDTMILSAAADAVSLRLAFRRGALAYLLKPFTAESLSQQLRSYARYRRILAQPGNVTQDTVERAKRALIPGDVMASAKPRSATEAAVLESLAPGEQYSAAEVATRVGVSRATAQRYLSALADDGAVDIQLRYGSTGRPEHRYGLAAGAAG
- a CDS encoding ATP-binding protein encodes the protein MPRLTGRTPLRFATQTLLLQLAVVALVVLLTSAVHGWLTYDRLGREAENQALTLARTVASDPQVRAAVQQISAQPGTPPPAELLAGPLMAAAEGARTRTGALFVVITDETGLRLAHPEAERLGERVSTDPSEALAGKEVTTRNTGTLGPSAGAKVPVFAPESDTVVGEVSVGYSTESVSQSLGRDIVPIALTAAGALLVGVLASFLLRRRLQRLTLGLEPEEISTLVHDQVAVLQGVDDGVIGVAADGRISVFNSAARRLLGQPDLTGTPWSDAPVPARLLALTKSDAAEGDAVELVVGGRVLVASARKALHGREDLGWVLMLRDRTELQQLTRQLDAVGTMSTALRAQRHEFANQLHTIAGFISIGEHQQARDYLARLAATGPLKFPVDQAELLQDPYLQAFLGAKGVEADERGVSLRLGPETLVRGQVTEPQDVTTVLGNLIDNAVNAAVAGPSPDRWVEVEVLDEPGTGGNGGTLLIVVGDSGDGLPAAAAGGADDVFEDGFTTAGRPARAGAGQGLGLALARQLARRRGGDVRVLDPGSAGGPGAVFMATLPGTIVPTETKPNERDNDA
- a CDS encoding CitMHS family transporter, with the protein product MLVLLGFAMITVFMVLIMTKRLTPVLALIIVPTVFGLFAGAGLGIGDMVLDSMKSMTSTAALLMFAIIYFGLMIDVGLFDPLVRFILRRLGNDPAKVVLGTAVLAAAVSLDGDGSTTFILTTAAMLPVYLRLKMSPVILTCVAGLANGTMNILPWGGPTARAASALKISVSEVFVPMIPSLIAGLVVVFVFAWLLGLQERNRLRTVAPEIWGSADTPGDSYTGTGTGTGFGRLGFGRKPSGPGGSPAAARSAVAVLEHTGDLADERDSAMADTALDPNRSTLRPKLQWFNLGLTVAIMVLLVADLVPLPFVFMVGSAIALLVNFPRLKDQGAQLIAHAPSIVAVVSMVMAAAVLTGVLNGTGMVKAMSQWLVAIIPADMGPFMAVITGVLSIPMTFFMSNDAFYFGVLPVLSETAGHYGISAADMARASITGQPFHLQSPLVPAILLLVSLAKVDLGDHHKKVLWRTAVISLVMLATGVLTGAIGIG
- the gatC gene encoding Asp-tRNA(Asn)/Glu-tRNA(Gln) amidotransferase subunit GatC; the protein is MAAINRDDVAHLARLAHIEMSAEELDTMAGELAVIVDSVKSVSEAAGDDVPATSHPIPLTNVFREDVVGHTFTAEQALSGAPDAYEGRFKVPAILDEG